One segment of Leuconostoc lactis DNA contains the following:
- a CDS encoding AI-2E family transporter, translated as MNVFATVKNRRFYRYFVLLAIVVLIFLLRQFMSLLLLTTIFAYLALNAGKRVQRIFKLSRGIAISLVYIVFVGFLIWAIDHGANTLIHQVKSMIVLATDPSWRSHGILKEVYKNFHQYTNSFSTEQILTKALSQINQLGHIIYELILALLFSFIFCITYPQLRNWSLHFLHSPYKKFFGEFYIILHRFIIILGRLFEVQLLICVINTAAMVAVLAFLQFPYLLGFTIMIFILGLIPVVGVLVSLVPLTITAFIIGNWHTVLVILIAVAVIHFLESYFLHPHFMSHRTHMPILVILLNLIIMEKLFGVWGLVIGLPILTFLLDFFKIQRFRGV; from the coding sequence ATGAACGTTTTTGCAACCGTTAAGAATAGACGATTTTATCGCTATTTTGTTTTACTGGCCATTGTGGTCCTCATTTTCTTGCTCAGACAGTTTATGTCTTTGCTGTTATTAACGACAATTTTTGCGTATTTAGCCTTAAATGCTGGTAAGCGTGTCCAACGCATTTTCAAGCTTTCCCGTGGAATTGCCATTAGTTTAGTTTATATCGTTTTTGTTGGATTCCTGATTTGGGCGATTGATCATGGGGCCAATACGCTCATTCATCAAGTCAAAAGCATGATTGTCCTCGCAACGGATCCCAGTTGGCGGTCCCACGGGATTTTAAAAGAAGTCTATAAAAATTTTCATCAATATACGAACTCGTTTAGTACTGAACAAATCTTAACGAAGGCGCTGTCTCAAATCAATCAATTGGGTCATATTATCTATGAATTGATTTTAGCGTTACTATTTAGTTTTATTTTCTGTATTACTTATCCGCAGTTAAGAAATTGGTCGCTCCATTTTTTGCACAGTCCATACAAAAAGTTTTTTGGTGAATTTTATATTATTTTGCACCGCTTTATTATTATTTTGGGCCGTCTATTTGAAGTTCAACTGTTGATTTGTGTGATTAATACCGCCGCAATGGTGGCGGTATTAGCCTTTTTACAGTTTCCATATTTACTAGGCTTTACCATTATGATTTTCATTTTAGGTTTGATTCCAGTTGTCGGTGTGTTGGTGTCGTTAGTACCGTTAACGATTACCGCCTTTATTATCGGTAATTGGCATACGGTGCTTGTCATCCTAATTGCTGTGGCGGTGATTCACTTTTTGGAATCTTACTTCTTGCACCCACATTTTATGTCACATCGGACCCATATGCCCATCTTGGTGATCTTATTGAATTTGATTATTATGGAAAAACTCTTTGGTGTTTGGGGCCTTGTGATTGGGTTACCGATTTTAACGTTCTTATTAGATTTTTTCAAAATTCAACGTTTTCGTGGTGTTTAA
- a CDS encoding NADPH-dependent FMN reductase, producing MTKYGVIVGSIRENSYSKGVADALVAGLPADAEVTYLNIADLPLYNQDFDAASPEAYTRFRNDVLAQDAFIFVTPEHNRSIPAALKNALDVASRPWGQNVWAGKPALVASQSVSGIAGVLAHHVLRQTLVFLDMPTMQQPELYIGNVGTLADESGQITNADTKAFLADAAQQFVTFADKFVS from the coding sequence ATGACAAAGTATGGTGTTATTGTTGGTTCAATTCGGGAAAATTCATATTCAAAGGGTGTTGCGGATGCACTTGTTGCTGGCTTGCCAGCTGATGCAGAGGTAACATACCTTAATATTGCAGATTTGCCATTATATAACCAAGATTTCGATGCGGCTTCACCAGAAGCTTACACACGTTTCCGAAATGACGTTTTGGCACAAGATGCCTTCATTTTTGTGACACCAGAACACAACCGTAGCATTCCAGCAGCTTTGAAAAACGCATTGGACGTGGCATCACGTCCTTGGGGTCAAAATGTTTGGGCTGGTAAGCCAGCTTTGGTCGCTTCACAATCAGTTTCTGGGATTGCTGGTGTATTAGCACACCACGTGTTGCGTCAAACATTGGTTTTCTTAGACATGCCAACCATGCAACAACCAGAACTTTACATCGGTAACGTCGGCACACTTGCTGATGAATCAGGTCAAATTACAAATGCGGACACAAAAGCCTTTTTGGCTGATGCAGCCCAACAATTTGTTACATTTGCTGATAAGTTTGTGTCATAA
- a CDS encoding glutathione peroxidase — protein MTDNIYQFNAVKEDGETYSLGDFAGQPMIIVNTATKCGYAPQFEALEALYQTYQAQGLVVLGFPSNQFKQELGSAEEAAAACRLTYGVSFPMHQLIAVNGKQTAPLFAYLKDHAKNVLGQRIKWNFTKFLVDQEGHVVKRFSPATSPEAMIPEIEKLFA, from the coding sequence ATGACTGATAATATTTATCAATTTAATGCCGTAAAAGAAGATGGTGAGACGTATTCACTCGGGGACTTTGCTGGTCAGCCAATGATTATTGTCAATACGGCAACAAAGTGTGGCTACGCGCCGCAATTTGAAGCATTGGAAGCCCTTTATCAAACCTATCAAGCGCAAGGCTTGGTGGTGTTGGGCTTTCCATCGAACCAATTCAAGCAAGAGTTAGGATCAGCTGAGGAAGCAGCGGCCGCTTGTCGTTTAACCTATGGCGTGTCTTTTCCGATGCATCAATTGATTGCAGTGAATGGGAAACAGACGGCGCCGCTCTTTGCCTATCTCAAAGATCATGCCAAAAACGTTTTGGGTCAGCGCATTAAGTGGAATTTCACAAAGTTTTTGGTCGATCAAGAAGGGCATGTTGTGAAGCGCTTTTCACCAGCAACATCACCAGAAGCGATGATCCCTGAAATCGAAAAATTATTTGCCTAA
- the ribD gene encoding bifunctional diaminohydroxyphosphoribosylaminopyrimidine deaminase/5-amino-6-(5-phosphoribosylamino)uracil reductase RibD codes for MDDLTGLRLAAIAAAKAQPEQTFENPRVGAVIVKDNQVLAVGWHERFGGAHAEINAFHHLGAAHDAQGATLYVTLEPCAVRGKVAACAETIRDWGLARVVIGDLDPNPTTHGLGVQKLRAAGISVVVLDTDDSRQLNPAFYQYHEQHQPYIQLKLAQSHNGYVSAVRGQRSKITDAVADLDVHRQRARHSAIIVGSETWVIDQPRLTVRDVMLTHQQPQRVVIDRRGRLAHEPATRLKDWLVYTENAQFAQQENVELMTAGLPGVIADLGRKGMQSVMVEGGPILITSFLQAQLWHECLIYTADRLLPDGVRGIVLPQLPDDIQRIGHTQRQRYVNQEVATCLQASRKSLVG; via the coding sequence ATGGATGATTTAACAGGGCTTCGTCTGGCAGCTATAGCGGCTGCCAAGGCACAGCCAGAACAAACTTTTGAAAACCCGCGGGTTGGCGCGGTAATCGTGAAGGACAATCAAGTCTTGGCGGTTGGTTGGCATGAACGATTTGGTGGGGCGCATGCGGAAATTAATGCGTTTCATCACTTAGGCGCTGCCCATGATGCACAGGGGGCAACGCTGTATGTCACGCTGGAACCATGTGCAGTCCGTGGTAAGGTGGCTGCCTGTGCGGAAACGATTCGTGACTGGGGGTTGGCACGAGTGGTGATTGGTGACTTGGATCCCAATCCAACCACACATGGCCTAGGTGTCCAAAAATTACGCGCCGCCGGTATTTCAGTGGTAGTGCTTGATACTGATGATAGTCGTCAGCTGAATCCAGCGTTTTATCAGTATCACGAACAGCACCAACCCTATATTCAACTTAAATTAGCCCAATCACACAATGGTTATGTGAGTGCAGTACGTGGGCAACGTAGTAAAATCACAGATGCCGTGGCGGATTTAGATGTCCATCGCCAGCGTGCACGCCATAGCGCCATTATTGTCGGCTCTGAGACATGGGTCATTGATCAGCCGCGTTTAACCGTGCGTGATGTGATGTTAACGCATCAACAACCGCAACGGGTGGTGATTGATCGGCGTGGTCGTTTGGCACATGAACCTGCGACCCGCTTAAAAGATTGGTTGGTGTATACAGAAAATGCACAATTTGCCCAACAGGAAAATGTTGAATTGATGACAGCAGGGCTACCTGGGGTCATTGCCGATCTTGGTCGCAAGGGTATGCAATCTGTGATGGTCGAAGGCGGGCCTATTTTGATCACGAGTTTCTTACAAGCTCAACTCTGGCATGAATGTCTCATTTATACCGCAGATCGTCTTTTACCTGACGGCGTACGTGGGATTGTATTGCCACAGTTGCCAGACGATATTCAGCGCATCGGTCATACGCAACGACAACGTTATGTTAATCAGGAGGTCGCCACATGTTTACAGGCATCACGCAAATCATTGGTCGGGTAA
- the ribH gene encoding 6,7-dimethyl-8-ribityllumazine synthase has protein sequence MIYSGHFTQHEQRRIAIVVSRFNDLITEQLLKGAQTMLVMHGVAAENISVFWVPGAFEIPMVAKQVAETQVFDGIVTLGAVIKGDTAHYDLVINAAANGVATLGQTLSIPIVFGVVTTDTLEQAQHRAGAKAGNKGAEVALSLLEVLSLYDQIATMARQ, from the coding sequence ATGATCTATTCAGGCCATTTCACGCAACATGAACAGCGACGAATTGCAATTGTTGTCAGTCGATTTAATGATTTAATTACTGAGCAACTCTTAAAAGGTGCGCAAACGATGCTAGTCATGCACGGTGTCGCAGCAGAAAATATCAGTGTTTTTTGGGTGCCAGGAGCATTTGAAATTCCAATGGTGGCTAAGCAAGTCGCTGAAACACAAGTCTTTGACGGGATTGTGACGCTGGGCGCCGTGATTAAAGGCGATACTGCCCATTATGATTTAGTGATTAATGCTGCGGCGAATGGGGTGGCAACGCTCGGTCAGACGTTGTCAATCCCAATTGTCTTTGGTGTGGTCACGACGGACACGTTAGAACAAGCGCAACACCGTGCTGGGGCCAAAGCCGGCAATAAAGGCGCTGAAGTCGCACTCAGCTTACTCGAAGTGCTGAGTCTTTATGACCAAATTGCGACCATGGCGCGGCAATAA
- a CDS encoding LCP family protein, with translation MSDNNKTELPLDGSASRLDRHRADRHQPKRKKGWRIALLVLSALALVGIGLGIFFANSLKQSIDHSYSATGLKSEKMSSQLIKDKQPISFLVLGTDTGTTGGFGADRDRSGLTDSLMLVTVNPEKETTTMISLPRDIMTSIDGFEESFPQKLNAAYAFRETADKEATLGDGVSTTITTIQKMFNIPINYFAMVNMSGLGDVVDRLGGIQAVSPLTFDFSQETAHETGNDLYRFTEGKSAYSYAADGEHFKRYKNMDGKAALAFSRMRYQDPKGDYGRTQRQRILLEAIMNKVKKNPTTILNTDFINATTKNIASNLKLGDMLALGSNYMAATKHINSYTVQGEGQMYQGVSYQRVTTAQRQAVTDTVRSALGLPPATTGEEFGSDVTSYQLAQVGSADDQYPEFNTASNEKLSNN, from the coding sequence ATGTCTGACAACAATAAGACAGAATTGCCACTTGACGGGTCAGCTTCGCGCCTTGATCGTCACAGGGCTGACCGACATCAACCAAAGCGTAAAAAAGGTTGGCGTATTGCGTTATTGGTTTTGAGTGCACTGGCATTGGTTGGTATCGGTTTAGGTATCTTCTTTGCAAACAGTTTGAAACAATCGATTGACCATTCATACTCGGCAACAGGCCTTAAATCTGAAAAAATGTCGAGTCAATTAATCAAAGATAAACAGCCGATTTCTTTTTTGGTGTTGGGAACCGATACGGGAACGACTGGTGGTTTTGGCGCGGATCGCGATCGTTCGGGTTTGACAGACTCACTGATGTTAGTGACCGTTAATCCTGAAAAAGAGACCACAACCATGATTTCGTTGCCAAGAGATATTATGACCTCAATTGATGGGTTTGAAGAAAGTTTCCCACAAAAGCTCAATGCAGCGTATGCTTTCAGAGAAACTGCTGATAAGGAAGCGACCTTGGGCGACGGCGTTAGCACGACCATCACGACCATTCAAAAAATGTTTAATATCCCAATTAACTATTTTGCCATGGTGAACATGAGTGGGCTTGGCGATGTGGTCGATCGACTTGGTGGGATTCAAGCGGTATCACCCCTAACTTTCGACTTCAGTCAAGAAACGGCACACGAAACAGGCAATGATCTTTATCGTTTTACCGAAGGGAAAAGTGCTTATTCGTATGCCGCCGACGGTGAACATTTTAAGCGTTATAAGAACATGGACGGCAAAGCCGCTTTAGCTTTCTCGCGGATGCGTTATCAAGATCCAAAGGGCGACTATGGTCGTACTCAACGTCAACGGATTTTACTTGAAGCCATCATGAACAAAGTTAAAAAGAATCCGACCACGATTTTGAACACGGATTTCATTAATGCGACAACGAAAAATATCGCCTCAAACCTTAAATTAGGAGATATGTTAGCATTAGGATCAAATTATATGGCTGCAACAAAGCACATTAACTCTTACACTGTCCAAGGTGAAGGCCAAATGTATCAAGGTGTGTCTTACCAACGGGTAACGACGGCACAACGGCAAGCTGTAACGGATACGGTACGTTCAGCTCTGGGGCTACCACCGGCAACAACTGGTGAAGAATTTGGTAGTGATGTCACGTCATACCAGTTGGCGCAGGTTGGCTCTGCGGATGATCAATATCCAGAATTCAATACTGCAAGCAACGAAAAATTGTCAAATAATTAA
- a CDS encoding 2,3-butanediol dehydrogenase: MKAAVWHGVKDVRVEDVTLKPLKANEVVVRVAYAGICGSDLHEYLEGPVFIPVEQPDGLTGGQAPLTMGHEFSGVVEQVGADVTDFKVGDHVSVNPTVTKGEVADDVDVYDGYSFIGLSTDGGFTTHVNVPEANLYHLPQDFPLTLAATIEPTAVAVQAVKEGGLRFGEKVVIFGAGPIGVLVAAAAKAAGATKIVAVDLSAVRLEKALEMGATDVVNPSEVDDIIAAIKAIIPGGADVTFEVAGVQPTFEQAIAATRPRGTMVIVSIFAKPISFDPMQLMNAGVKLTTTIAYSKETFQQTVDLVSQGLIDVAPVITDMIALDNIVTDGFESLTTDKSQAKILVNLAEED, translated from the coding sequence ATGAAAGCAGCTGTATGGCATGGTGTAAAGGATGTACGTGTTGAGGACGTGACGTTAAAACCGTTAAAGGCAAATGAAGTGGTGGTTCGTGTTGCCTATGCGGGTATTTGTGGCAGTGATTTACATGAATATCTGGAAGGACCTGTCTTTATTCCAGTTGAACAACCGGATGGTTTGACAGGCGGTCAAGCACCGCTAACCATGGGACATGAATTTTCTGGGGTGGTTGAACAGGTTGGCGCTGACGTGACCGACTTTAAAGTTGGAGATCATGTGTCAGTTAATCCCACTGTCACTAAGGGTGAAGTAGCAGATGATGTCGATGTGTATGATGGGTATAGTTTTATTGGTTTGAGTACGGATGGGGGCTTTACTACCCATGTGAATGTACCCGAAGCGAATTTATACCATTTACCACAGGACTTTCCGCTTACCTTAGCTGCGACGATTGAACCAACTGCCGTAGCCGTACAAGCCGTTAAAGAAGGTGGCTTGCGCTTTGGTGAAAAAGTGGTGATCTTTGGTGCTGGGCCAATTGGTGTGTTGGTTGCCGCAGCGGCTAAGGCAGCAGGTGCGACTAAAATTGTGGCTGTTGATTTGTCAGCGGTTCGACTCGAAAAAGCTTTGGAAATGGGTGCCACTGATGTGGTGAATCCCAGTGAAGTGGACGATATAATTGCCGCCATTAAAGCCATTATCCCTGGCGGTGCCGACGTGACGTTTGAAGTGGCTGGGGTGCAACCAACATTTGAACAAGCGATTGCTGCCACGCGCCCACGCGGTACCATGGTGATTGTGTCAATCTTTGCTAAACCAATTAGTTTTGATCCAATGCAGTTAATGAATGCTGGTGTTAAGCTGACGACAACGATTGCTTATTCTAAAGAGACTTTCCAGCAAACCGTTGATTTGGTGAGCCAAGGGCTAATCGATGTGGCGCCAGTGATTACCGATATGATTGCATTGGATAACATTGTCACCGATGGTTTTGAGTCATTGACAACGGATAAGTCACAGGCGAAAATTTTAGTGAACTTAGCAGAAGAAGACTAG
- a CDS encoding riboflavin synthase: protein MFTGITQIIGRVTSIQQQSSQTLRLQVTAPNHFFETSTIGDSIMIDGVCLTIVTKTADVATFDIMQPTYITTIVQQYQIGQAVNLEKAMLATDRFDGHIVSGHVDGMAQVTQVAEIDDTVLLTFKPEQPILQRQIVPKGAITVSGVSLTVVTCATDTFTIGLIPHTLTHTTLSDIRVGDKVNLETDILAKYLMGATHE from the coding sequence ATGTTTACAGGCATCACGCAAATCATTGGTCGGGTAACCAGCATTCAGCAGCAATCATCACAAACATTGCGGCTACAGGTGACCGCGCCCAATCATTTTTTTGAGACCAGTACGATTGGGGATAGTATCATGATTGATGGCGTTTGTTTAACAATTGTAACGAAAACGGCTGACGTAGCAACCTTTGATATTATGCAACCGACTTATATCACGACCATTGTGCAACAGTATCAGATTGGTCAAGCTGTTAATCTGGAAAAAGCCATGTTGGCAACGGATCGATTTGACGGGCATATTGTGTCAGGACATGTGGACGGCATGGCACAAGTGACACAAGTTGCTGAAATTGATGACACCGTGTTATTGACATTTAAACCTGAGCAACCAATATTGCAACGACAAATTGTGCCGAAAGGCGCCATTACCGTGTCAGGCGTCAGTTTGACCGTGGTCACTTGTGCAACAGATACTTTCACAATCGGGTTAATTCCACATACCTTGACTCACACAACGTTAAGTGACATACGCGTCGGGGACAAGGTCAACCTTGAAACTGACATTTTAGCAAAATATTTAATGGGAGCGACACATGAGTGA
- a CDS encoding KUP/HAK/KT family potassium transporter, with the protein MSIVKAPKWVSAGALVALGIVYGDIGTSPLYTMNSILNSARSVAQIQEFVLGSVSLVFWTLMLITTVKYVLIALRADNHGEGGIFALYSRVRETNKKWLLIPALIGGAALLADGTLTPAVTVTTAIEGLKNQQIGTFLFPDNQTVVIGVVSVLLLVIFTFQKAGTKKIGNIFGPVMLVWFLFIGVFGLINIFSDLSILKALSPVYAIQILFNPENKTGIFILGSVFLATTGAEALYSDMGHVGKRNIYISWPFVYSMLVLNYMGQGAWIMSNSQRPDLLDQSANPFFEILPGHWRFVGVILATLAAIIASQALISGAYTLVSEAINLKVMPRLRIFYPSNVRGQMYIGMVNWLLCAVGLIVVWSFQTSHNMEAAYGLAITVTMLMTTILLFEFIKLQGQKVLAYGFLILFGFIEFVFLIASLAKFIHGGYATLIIMLAILLVMVVWYYGNKRREAISKQDDYVSLKDYRKQLINLSKDDDEPIFATNLVYIAHMHQNYMLKRSMIYSILGSRPKRATIYWFVTVKESSDPYGKSYAVDMLGTDNIVHVTFNLGFKVEPQIPVYLKQVANELIKQNVLKPQFPKYAMNKHGNVGDFKYVVATQYYADLLNLPNIHAWDRFLIGGRVWLQSHTVSSSNFYGLEFSDVVEEIVPLFIATTNRQKLTQIEVKNILKDNE; encoded by the coding sequence ATGTCTATTGTTAAGGCACCAAAATGGGTTTCAGCTGGTGCATTAGTTGCGTTGGGAATTGTTTATGGCGATATTGGGACATCACCCCTCTATACGATGAATTCGATTCTCAACAGTGCGCGTAGTGTGGCACAAATCCAAGAATTTGTGCTGGGTTCCGTGTCGTTGGTCTTTTGGACATTGATGTTGATTACAACTGTCAAATACGTCCTGATTGCACTGCGAGCAGATAATCACGGGGAAGGTGGTATTTTTGCGTTATATAGTCGGGTACGTGAAACAAATAAAAAGTGGTTGTTGATTCCGGCCTTGATTGGTGGGGCAGCGCTCCTAGCGGACGGGACGCTAACGCCTGCGGTAACGGTGACCACAGCCATTGAAGGGTTAAAAAATCAACAAATAGGGACTTTTTTATTCCCGGATAATCAAACCGTCGTGATTGGTGTTGTCAGCGTGTTACTCCTTGTAATTTTTACGTTCCAAAAAGCAGGCACCAAAAAGATAGGGAATATTTTTGGCCCAGTGATGCTCGTTTGGTTTTTATTTATTGGCGTATTTGGTCTCATCAATATTTTTTCTGATCTGTCGATTTTGAAAGCCTTGTCACCAGTATATGCGATTCAAATTCTCTTTAATCCGGAAAACAAGACGGGGATTTTTATTCTCGGGAGTGTCTTCTTGGCGACAACGGGTGCGGAAGCGCTATACTCGGATATGGGACACGTGGGTAAGCGGAATATCTATATCAGTTGGCCGTTTGTTTATAGCATGCTGGTGTTGAATTATATGGGACAGGGTGCTTGGATTATGTCAAATAGTCAACGCCCCGATCTTTTAGATCAATCTGCCAATCCATTCTTTGAAATTTTGCCGGGTCACTGGCGCTTTGTTGGCGTTATCCTAGCAACACTGGCCGCTATCATTGCCTCACAAGCTTTGATTTCGGGGGCTTATACTTTAGTCAGTGAAGCGATTAACCTGAAGGTCATGCCACGCCTACGTATTTTTTATCCAAGTAATGTCCGTGGCCAAATGTATATTGGCATGGTAAATTGGTTGCTTTGTGCGGTTGGGCTGATTGTGGTTTGGAGTTTCCAAACGTCACATAATATGGAAGCAGCCTATGGACTTGCCATTACAGTCACGATGTTAATGACAACCATTTTATTGTTTGAATTCATTAAACTGCAAGGCCAAAAAGTTTTGGCGTATGGTTTCTTAATACTATTTGGTTTCATTGAATTTGTTTTCTTGATTGCTAGTCTGGCTAAGTTTATCCATGGTGGCTATGCAACGTTGATTATTATGCTCGCTATTTTGCTGGTGATGGTGGTCTGGTATTATGGCAATAAGCGACGGGAAGCCATTTCAAAGCAAGATGATTATGTGTCATTGAAGGATTATCGTAAGCAATTGATTAACCTGTCAAAGGATGACGACGAACCAATTTTTGCAACGAATTTGGTCTACATTGCGCATATGCATCAGAATTATATGCTGAAGCGATCAATGATCTATTCAATCCTTGGCTCACGACCAAAACGCGCGACGATTTATTGGTTTGTGACAGTTAAAGAATCAAGTGATCCTTATGGTAAGAGTTATGCGGTCGATATGTTGGGAACGGATAACATTGTCCATGTGACATTTAACCTTGGATTTAAAGTGGAACCACAAATTCCGGTTTATCTGAAACAGGTTGCTAATGAGCTGATTAAACAAAATGTGTTAAAGCCACAATTCCCTAAATATGCCATGAATAAACATGGTAATGTCGGTGACTTTAAGTATGTTGTGGCCACTCAATACTACGCTGATCTCCTGAATTTGCCTAACATTCATGCTTGGGATCGCTTCCTAATTGGTGGCCGTGTTTGGTTACAATCACATACGGTGAGTTCAAGTAACTTTTATGGGTTGGAGTTTAGTGATGTGGTAGAAGAAATCGTACCGCTCTTTATTGCGACGACCAATCGTCAAAAGTTAACCCAGATTGAAGTGAAAAACATTTTGAAGGACAACGAATAG
- a CDS encoding bifunctional 3,4-dihydroxy-2-butanone-4-phosphate synthase/GTP cyclohydrolase II, with product MSDTVQTRVRQAVAALKQGELIILTDDHNREHEGDLVGLASFVTPEKINQALAIARGVLAVPMTAERAATLGLAQMTQQNSEKFGTKFTVSVDHIASTTGVSAFERAHTIQQLANLSAGAQQFETPGHIFPLVAEDGGVLQRQGHTEGAVELAKIAGVPPVAYIIEILADDGHMAREASLAKLAATHGLQQLSMADLVAYREFEATLSIQEGVTVQLPTQYGDLTLTEYQTGQAEPALLLRSQQTVSEPPLVRLHSECLTGDTFGSYRCDCGPQLQAGLAMVAQDGGAVLYLRQEGRGIGLHEKLRSYVLQEYQFDTYDANLHLNHQPDERTYSQAAEILRAAGLTTIRLITNNPDKVTALKACGIDVVARVPLLVGKNPYNETYLQTKKEKFQHQL from the coding sequence ATGAGTGATACAGTACAAACACGCGTCCGGCAGGCGGTTGCAGCCTTAAAGCAAGGCGAACTCATTATTTTAACGGATGATCACAATCGCGAACATGAGGGTGATTTAGTTGGCTTAGCCTCATTTGTGACCCCTGAAAAAATTAATCAAGCACTCGCCATTGCCCGTGGGGTACTAGCTGTGCCCATGACCGCTGAACGAGCTGCTACGCTTGGATTAGCGCAGATGACGCAGCAGAATTCAGAAAAATTTGGGACAAAATTTACGGTGAGCGTCGATCATATTGCTAGCACAACTGGGGTGTCGGCCTTTGAACGCGCCCATACAATTCAACAACTCGCGAATTTGAGTGCCGGGGCCCAACAGTTTGAAACACCTGGCCATATTTTCCCCTTGGTTGCTGAGGATGGTGGCGTCTTGCAACGACAAGGGCATACGGAAGGAGCGGTTGAACTGGCCAAGATTGCCGGTGTGCCACCAGTTGCCTATATTATTGAAATTTTAGCTGATGATGGCCATATGGCCCGGGAAGCGAGTTTGGCTAAGTTAGCCGCAACCCATGGCTTACAACAATTAAGTATGGCCGACTTGGTGGCTTATCGTGAATTTGAAGCGACGTTAAGTATTCAGGAAGGCGTAACTGTTCAATTGCCAACGCAGTATGGTGATTTGACGTTAACGGAATATCAAACCGGTCAAGCGGAACCAGCGCTCTTACTCCGCAGTCAACAAACAGTATCAGAACCGCCATTAGTACGGTTACATTCCGAATGTTTAACTGGGGATACGTTTGGGTCCTATCGTTGTGATTGTGGTCCGCAATTACAAGCCGGATTGGCCATGGTTGCCCAAGATGGCGGGGCCGTTTTGTATCTGAGACAAGAAGGGCGGGGGATTGGCTTGCATGAAAAATTACGTAGTTATGTCTTACAAGAGTACCAGTTCGATACCTATGATGCTAACCTACACCTCAATCATCAACCCGATGAACGAACTTACAGCCAAGCAGCTGAAATATTGCGTGCGGCGGGGTTAACGACGATTCGGTTAATCACCAATAATCCAGATAAAGTGACCGCTTTAAAAGCGTGTGGGATTGATGTTGTCGCGCGTGTGCCGTTGTTAGTTGGCAAAAATCCCTATAACGAAACCTATTTACAAACCAAAAAAGAAAAATTCCAGCATCAACTCTAA